A region of Candidatus Cloacimonadota bacterium DNA encodes the following proteins:
- the rpsK gene encoding 30S ribosomal protein S11: MAKKATKKVKKKRVRLAFDEGIAYVHSSFNNTIVSITDQAGNVIAWSSGGKIGYKGSKKSTPFAAQLAADQVSKAAAEMGITKVKVIVKGPGGGREAAIRSINAAGMKVVMIKDTTPIPHNGCRPPKQRRI; the protein is encoded by the coding sequence ATGGCAAAGAAAGCAACAAAAAAGGTGAAGAAGAAAAGAGTAAGATTGGCTTTTGATGAGGGAATCGCCTATGTTCACTCCAGTTTTAACAATACTATAGTATCGATCACCGATCAGGCAGGTAATGTAATTGCTTGGTCGAGCGGTGGCAAGATCGGTTATAAGGGTTCAAAAAAGAGCACCCCTTTTGCTGCGCAGTTAGCTGCTGATCAGGTTTCCAAAGCTGCAGCCGAAATGGGTATCACCAAAGTTAAGGTCATAGTCAAAGGACCTGGTGGTGGCAGAGAAGCGGCGATCAGATCTATCAATGCAGCCGGCATGAAAGTGGTCATGATCAAAGATACTACCCCGATCCCGCATAACGGTTGCCGACCACCTAAACAGAGAAGAATATAA